One genomic segment of Mycolicibacterium neworleansense includes these proteins:
- a CDS encoding type III PLP-dependent enzyme domain-containing protein, whose amino-acid sequence MIDAPLRTGQSLPGPDTLLDRRGEIVAGAVRQGFIDDLHPLCGVVDLDTLDELMRSLTEAYPPSMPALHTIAAKAITLRPVLARFAQAGFGCEVASPGELELALAAGFSAERIVFDSPAKTTTEIERALALGVSFNIDNFEELARVDQAIARVGRHRAVIGMRLNPQTGAGAIGAMSTATATSKFGIGLADHRDDIIDAFAVRPWLTQLHVHSGSQGLSLEHAAEGVRLIDELARQITARVGHQQVRRIDIGGGLPVNFGSDDITPSFADHRAVLEGVAPELFDGTYGLVTEFGRALTAKAGTIVARVEYTKVTGGRPIAITHAGVQVATRTIFGSAEWPLRIEVYDGQGRRRVEQPQVQDVAGPACFTGDMLAVGRDLPFVRAGDLVAVPDTGGYYFSTHFSYNALPRPAVYTVGTDSEGDRRWSLARRAQTTEEIVAEAGEPSLVPLPLFPSA is encoded by the coding sequence GTGATTGATGCACCACTGCGTACCGGGCAATCGCTGCCGGGCCCAGACACACTCCTTGACCGGCGCGGCGAAATCGTCGCCGGTGCGGTTCGGCAGGGATTCATCGACGATCTGCACCCGCTGTGCGGAGTCGTCGACCTGGACACCCTCGATGAACTGATGCGGTCACTGACCGAGGCCTATCCGCCGAGCATGCCGGCACTGCACACCATCGCCGCCAAGGCGATCACCCTGCGCCCGGTGCTCGCGCGTTTCGCCCAGGCGGGCTTCGGATGCGAGGTGGCCAGCCCCGGTGAGCTCGAACTTGCGCTGGCCGCGGGTTTTTCGGCAGAACGCATCGTCTTCGACTCCCCGGCCAAGACCACGACGGAGATAGAGAGAGCGCTCGCGCTGGGGGTGTCGTTCAACATCGACAACTTCGAGGAACTGGCACGGGTCGATCAGGCGATCGCCCGGGTGGGCCGGCACCGGGCGGTGATCGGGATGCGGCTCAATCCCCAGACCGGCGCAGGCGCCATCGGCGCGATGAGCACGGCCACTGCCACCTCCAAGTTCGGAATCGGGCTGGCCGACCACCGCGACGACATCATCGACGCCTTCGCGGTCCGGCCGTGGTTGACCCAGTTGCACGTACACAGTGGCTCCCAGGGCCTGAGCCTCGAACATGCCGCCGAGGGCGTCCGCCTCATCGACGAGCTCGCCCGGCAGATCACCGCCCGCGTCGGTCATCAGCAGGTGCGGCGAATCGACATCGGCGGGGGACTGCCGGTCAACTTCGGCTCCGACGACATCACCCCGTCCTTCGCCGATCACCGCGCCGTCCTGGAAGGTGTGGCGCCCGAATTATTCGACGGCACATACGGTTTGGTCACCGAATTCGGCCGGGCGCTCACCGCAAAGGCCGGCACCATCGTCGCCCGGGTGGAATACACGAAGGTCACCGGTGGACGGCCGATCGCCATCACCCATGCCGGCGTGCAGGTCGCCACCCGCACGATATTCGGATCGGCGGAGTGGCCGCTGCGGATCGAGGTCTACGACGGGCAGGGACGGCGCCGGGTCGAGCAGCCGCAGGTGCAGGATGTCGCAGGCCCGGCTTGCTTCACCGGTGACATGCTGGCAGTCGGCCGCGATCTACCCTTCGTGCGTGCCGGCGACCTGGTGGCCGTGCCCGACACCGGCGGCTACTACTTCTCCACCCACTTCTCGTACAACGCGCTGCCCAGGCCCGCCGTGTACACCGTGGGGACCGACTCCGAGGGCGACCGACGCTGGTCGCTGGCCCGTCGGGCCCAAACGACCGAAGAGATCGTCGCCGAGGCCGGCGAACCGTCTCTTGTGCCGTTACCTCTGTTCCCGTCCGCCTGA
- a CDS encoding amino acid permease: MLESKSQLSSADEPRSGLARSLKTRHMTMIAIGGAIGAGLFVGSGAVIKTAGPAAILSYVLAGALVLCTLRMLGEMVVAKPRTGAFADYARMGIGPWAGFTLGWLYWYYYVIIIAVEAVAGAKILSVWVGLPLWIMAMLLMAVMTVTNLISVRWFGEFEFWFSGIKVAAIVSFIVLGLLWISGVWPGDTSGLSNLVSHGGFAPNGVGSILGAVVVVIFAFGGAEIVTIAAAESAEPAKSVARATTGVIWRIILFYVGSIFLVVCILPWNDASVLSSPYVAALDKLHIPGAGVIMNFVILTAVLSVLNSSIYTSSRMLRVLASHGDAPEWLVRTNSRGVPTRAVLASTVIGWISVVLAYIAPDSLFLFLVNSCGVVAIFMYVMIGVSELRVRRSIEREDPSKLTLKMWFFPYLTIVVIACFVLVLVAMLFDVDQRVQLLASVLSLVVVVVAYVLRKRFGRVPVDSEVAEVA; this comes from the coding sequence ATGCTCGAATCCAAATCCCAGTTGTCCTCGGCCGACGAACCCCGCTCCGGCCTGGCCAGGTCGCTGAAAACGCGGCACATGACCATGATCGCGATCGGCGGGGCGATCGGTGCCGGGCTGTTCGTGGGCAGCGGCGCGGTCATCAAGACTGCCGGTCCCGCCGCGATCCTGTCCTACGTTCTGGCCGGTGCGCTGGTGCTGTGCACCCTGCGCATGCTGGGCGAGATGGTGGTCGCAAAGCCGCGGACCGGTGCATTCGCCGACTACGCCAGGATGGGAATCGGACCGTGGGCGGGCTTCACGCTCGGCTGGTTGTACTGGTACTACTACGTGATCATCATCGCGGTGGAAGCCGTTGCGGGAGCCAAGATCCTGTCCGTCTGGGTCGGGTTGCCGCTGTGGATCATGGCCATGCTGTTGATGGCCGTGATGACCGTGACCAACCTGATCTCGGTGCGCTGGTTCGGCGAATTCGAGTTCTGGTTCTCCGGCATCAAGGTCGCCGCCATCGTGTCCTTCATCGTGCTGGGCCTGTTGTGGATATCGGGAGTGTGGCCGGGCGACACCAGCGGGCTGAGCAATCTGGTGTCCCACGGCGGGTTCGCGCCCAACGGCGTCGGGTCGATCCTGGGCGCCGTCGTGGTGGTGATCTTCGCGTTCGGCGGAGCCGAGATCGTCACCATCGCCGCCGCCGAGAGCGCCGAGCCGGCCAAGTCGGTGGCCAGGGCCACCACCGGGGTCATCTGGCGGATCATCCTCTTCTACGTCGGGTCCATCTTCCTGGTCGTGTGCATCCTGCCGTGGAACGACGCATCCGTGCTGTCCAGCCCGTACGTCGCCGCCCTGGACAAACTGCACATCCCCGGTGCCGGCGTGATCATGAACTTCGTCATCCTCACCGCGGTGCTCTCGGTGCTGAACTCGTCGATCTACACGTCCTCACGCATGCTGCGGGTGCTGGCATCGCACGGTGACGCACCAGAGTGGTTGGTACGCACCAACTCCCGCGGGGTCCCGACCCGGGCCGTGCTGGCCAGTACGGTCATCGGCTGGATCTCGGTGGTGCTCGCCTACATCGCCCCCGATTCGCTGTTCCTGTTCCTGGTGAACTCCTGCGGCGTGGTGGCGATCTTCATGTACGTGATGATCGGCGTCTCCGAACTGCGGGTACGACGGTCCATCGAACGCGAAGACCCGTCCAAGCTGACGCTGAAGATGTGGTTCTTCCCGTATCTGACCATCGTGGTGATCGCGTGTTTCGTACTGGTCCTGGTTGCCATGCTGTTCGACGTCGATCAGCGGGTCCAGCTGTTGGCCAGCGTGCTCAGCCTCGTTGTGGTCGTGGTGGCCTACGTTCTGCGCAAGCGGTTCGGGCGGGTACCCGTCGACTCCGAAGTCGCCGAAGTGGCATGA
- a CDS encoding serine hydrolase — protein MSGFFSRASSWLAEAATWSARITDLSTGRTLWEHAPDRVLKTASVGKVFLLAEVARRFDDVTLDPGEVVAATAEDQVADSGILYLLRQQDQRIDDLCMLIGAVSDNMATNMLLRRLGLDEVQRATVDLGFTASGLRDRVRLNRSQDDPLTLSTGSAAELCDFVARLHAGDIHGAAASERVRRWLSVNTDLSMVAGAFGLDPLAHTELDAGFELWNKTGTIADARIDIGCVGHPSGGHRVGYAVLANWTWGEDHRDPCLEAMGLLGGEIRRYLESAGQAASAASPVI, from the coding sequence ATGAGCGGCTTCTTCTCCCGGGCCTCGTCTTGGCTGGCCGAGGCGGCGACCTGGTCGGCCCGCATCACCGACCTGAGTACCGGCCGGACCCTGTGGGAGCACGCGCCGGACCGCGTGCTCAAGACGGCCAGTGTGGGGAAGGTCTTCCTACTGGCCGAGGTGGCGCGCCGGTTCGACGACGTGACCCTGGACCCGGGTGAAGTCGTCGCCGCGACCGCCGAGGACCAGGTGGCCGATTCCGGCATCCTCTACCTGTTGCGGCAGCAGGACCAACGGATCGACGACTTGTGCATGCTGATCGGTGCGGTCAGCGACAACATGGCCACCAACATGCTGCTTCGCCGGCTCGGGCTCGACGAGGTGCAACGCGCCACCGTCGACCTCGGGTTCACCGCGAGTGGATTGCGGGACCGGGTGCGGCTGAACCGGTCCCAGGATGATCCCCTCACCCTCTCGACGGGCAGCGCGGCTGAACTGTGCGACTTCGTCGCACGTCTGCACGCTGGTGACATCCACGGCGCCGCGGCGTCCGAGCGGGTGCGGCGATGGCTCAGCGTCAACACCGATCTGTCGATGGTGGCGGGGGCCTTCGGCCTGGACCCACTGGCCCACACCGAGCTCGACGCGGGTTTCGAACTCTGGAACAAGACCGGGACCATCGCCGATGCGCGCATCGACATCGGATGCGTCGGACACCCTTCCGGCGGACACCGGGTGGGATACGCCGTGCTGGCGAACTGGACCTGGGGGGAGGACCATCGCGATCCGTGTCTGGAGGCGATGGGCCTGCTGGGCGGCGAGATCCGCCGATATCTGGAGAGCGCCGGTCAGGCGGCGTCGGCCGCCTCTCCGGTGATCTGA
- a CDS encoding ArsA family ATPase, with the protein MSSKPPALDMHSILSDTANRVVVCCGAGGVGKTTTAAAMALRAAEYGRTVVVLTIDPAKRLAQALGIKDLGNTPQRVPLAPEVTGELHAMMLDMRRTFDEMVVQYSGPDRADSILENQFYQTVATSLAGTQEYMAMEKLGQLLAEDKWDLVVVDTPPSRNALDFLDAPKRLGSFMDSRLWRMLLAPGRGIGRLVTGAVGLAMKALSTVLGSQMLSDAAGFVQSLDATFGGFREKADRTYELLKRRGTQFVVVSAAEPDALREASFFVDRLSNEHMPLAGLILNRTHPTLCDLHAEKAEEAADELAAEDPESLAAAVLRIHADRAHTAKREVRLLSRFTGANPHVAIVGVPSLPFDVSDLDALRAIADQITGEAADAA; encoded by the coding sequence GTGAGCAGCAAACCGCCCGCCCTTGACATGCATTCCATCCTGTCCGACACCGCCAACCGCGTCGTAGTCTGTTGCGGCGCAGGCGGAGTCGGCAAGACCACCACTGCCGCGGCGATGGCGCTGCGGGCCGCCGAATACGGCCGCACCGTGGTGGTGCTGACGATCGACCCGGCCAAGCGGCTGGCCCAGGCGCTGGGCATCAAGGATCTGGGGAACACCCCGCAGCGGGTTCCGCTGGCCCCTGAGGTCACCGGTGAGCTGCACGCGATGATGCTGGACATGCGCCGCACATTCGACGAGATGGTGGTGCAATACTCCGGCCCGGACCGCGCCGATTCCATTTTGGAGAACCAGTTCTACCAAACTGTGGCGACGTCGCTGGCCGGCACGCAGGAGTACATGGCGATGGAGAAGCTCGGCCAGCTGCTGGCCGAGGACAAGTGGGATCTGGTGGTGGTGGACACCCCGCCGTCACGCAACGCTCTGGACTTCCTCGACGCGCCAAAGCGGTTGGGCAGCTTCATGGACAGCCGGCTGTGGCGGATGCTGCTGGCGCCGGGCCGCGGGATCGGGCGGTTGGTCACCGGCGCCGTCGGACTGGCCATGAAGGCCCTGTCCACTGTGCTGGGGTCGCAGATGCTCTCCGACGCAGCAGGTTTCGTGCAGTCACTGGATGCCACCTTCGGCGGGTTCCGCGAGAAGGCCGACCGGACCTACGAATTGCTCAAGCGGCGCGGCACCCAGTTCGTGGTGGTATCGGCGGCCGAGCCCGACGCCTTGCGCGAGGCGTCGTTCTTCGTCGACCGGCTGTCGAATGAGCACATGCCGCTGGCCGGGCTGATCCTGAACCGCACCCACCCCACGCTGTGCGATCTGCACGCAGAGAAGGCCGAAGAAGCCGCCGACGAATTGGCGGCCGAGGATCCCGAATCGCTGGCTGCCGCGGTGTTGCGCATCCATGCCGATCGGGCACACACCGCCAAGCGCGAGGTTCGGTTGTTGTCCCGATTCACCGGCGCCAACCCGCATGTGGCGATCGTCGGCGTGCCGTCGCTGCCGTTCGATGTGTCAGATCTCGACGCGCTGCGCGCGATCGCCGATCAGATCACCGGAGAGGCGGCCGACGCCGCCTGA
- a CDS encoding ArsA family ATPase encodes MVATTESGAKHVGWPSRLTKARLHFVSGKGGTGKSTVAAALALALAAGGRKVLLVEVEERQGIAQLFDVPPLPYEEVKVATADGGGQVNALAIDIEAAFLEYLDMFYNLGLAGRAMRRIGAIEFATTIAPGLRDVLLTGKIKEIVTRTAKDAKGKRGVYDAVVVDSPPTGRISRFLDVTKAVSDLAKGGPVHSQADGVVKLLHSEQTAIHLVTLLEALPIQETLEAIEELTEMGLPIGSVIVNRNIPAYLPVEALAKAAEGDIDADAVRAGLAKAGITLPDNDFAGLLTESIQHATRIAARAESAELLDAIDVPRLELPALADGVDLGSLYELAEALEQQGVR; translated from the coding sequence CTGGTGGCAACCACTGAGAGCGGCGCCAAACATGTCGGCTGGCCGTCGCGGCTGACCAAAGCCCGACTGCACTTCGTATCGGGCAAGGGCGGCACCGGCAAGTCCACCGTCGCCGCGGCCCTGGCCTTGGCCCTGGCCGCCGGGGGTCGCAAGGTGCTGCTGGTCGAGGTCGAGGAGCGCCAGGGCATCGCGCAGCTGTTCGACGTGCCACCGCTGCCGTATGAGGAAGTCAAGGTGGCCACGGCCGATGGCGGCGGTCAGGTCAATGCGCTCGCGATCGACATCGAGGCCGCGTTCCTGGAATACCTCGACATGTTCTACAACCTCGGCCTGGCCGGCCGGGCGATGCGCCGCATCGGGGCCATCGAGTTCGCCACCACCATCGCGCCCGGTCTGCGTGACGTGCTGCTCACCGGCAAGATCAAAGAGATCGTGACCCGCACCGCCAAAGATGCCAAGGGCAAGCGTGGCGTCTACGACGCCGTGGTGGTGGATTCCCCTCCCACCGGCCGTATTTCGCGGTTCCTCGACGTCACCAAGGCGGTGTCCGACCTGGCCAAGGGCGGCCCCGTGCACTCCCAGGCCGATGGCGTGGTCAAGCTTCTGCACTCCGAGCAGACCGCCATTCACCTGGTGACGCTGCTGGAGGCACTGCCGATCCAGGAGACGCTGGAGGCCATCGAGGAACTCACCGAGATGGGGCTGCCGATCGGCAGCGTCATCGTCAACCGCAACATCCCGGCGTACCTGCCCGTCGAGGCTCTGGCCAAGGCTGCCGAGGGTGACATCGACGCCGACGCGGTCCGTGCCGGCTTGGCCAAGGCGGGAATCACCTTGCCGGACAATGATTTCGCCGGTCTGCTCACCGAGTCGATCCAGCACGCCACCCGGATCGCGGCCCGCGCCGAGAGCGCCGAACTGCTCGATGCGATCGACGTACCGCGTCTCGAGCTGCCTGCGCTGGCCGACGGTGTCGATCTGGGCAGCCTGTATGAACTCGCCGAAGCACTCGAACAGCAGGGGGTCCGATAG
- a CDS encoding DUF4177 domain-containing protein, with protein MSEANKWEYATVPLLTHATKQILDQWGQDGWELVSVLPGPTGEQHVAYLKRPK; from the coding sequence GTGAGCGAAGCGAACAAATGGGAATACGCCACGGTGCCGTTGTTGACCCATGCCACCAAACAGATTCTCGACCAGTGGGGACAGGACGGCTGGGAGCTCGTCTCAGTGCTCCCCGGCCCGACCGGCGAGCAGCACGTCGCCTACCTGAAGCGGCCGAAATGA
- a CDS encoding RidA family protein, translated as MSVSARLTELGIELPDVVAPLAAYVPAVRTGNLVYTAGQLPIQAAELQATGKVGAEVSPEQGNELARICGLNALAAVHALVGIDSVVRIVKVVGFVASAPGFSGQPGVINGASELFGEIFGEAGAHARSAVGVSELPRNAPVEVEIIVEVA; from the coding sequence ATGAGCGTGAGCGCACGGCTGACCGAACTGGGCATCGAACTGCCCGACGTGGTCGCACCGCTGGCCGCCTACGTGCCCGCGGTGCGGACCGGAAACCTGGTCTACACCGCTGGTCAGCTTCCGATCCAGGCCGCCGAGCTGCAGGCGACCGGCAAGGTCGGCGCCGAGGTCAGCCCCGAGCAGGGCAATGAACTCGCCCGGATCTGCGGTCTCAACGCGCTGGCCGCCGTGCACGCGCTGGTGGGCATCGACTCCGTCGTCCGGATCGTCAAGGTGGTCGGCTTCGTGGCCTCCGCCCCCGGATTCAGCGGGCAGCCAGGCGTTATCAACGGTGCCTCGGAGTTGTTCGGTGAGATCTTCGGCGAGGCCGGCGCTCATGCCCGGTCGGCCGTCGGCGTGTCGGAGCTGCCGCGTAATGCGCCCGTTGAGGTCGAGATCATCGTCGAGGTCGCGTGA